Below is a window of Zygotorulaspora mrakii chromosome 3, complete sequence DNA.
GGCTTGACTAAGAAGCAATTCCAATTGCCTTATGAGTTATAATAGTATGCGATCCGACCTTTTCTTACAGATCCGATGCTTGTGACGGATGGTGCTTTTTTTCATCGTACTTCCCCCGTAATAATAATTAAAAGTCATGTGACTTAATACTAAGCTAGTGTATTGAGTTTTAGCGATGAACAGTAGCAAATGAAGGTATCTCTAATATGTGCAGTGAGCGCAGTGAGTCTAGTCGCCCATTTCTTGTcccatttcatcaaatacaTCTTTTAAAGTGCAAGATTTCTCGTCTGCAATCATTTGAACAAGTCTGAGTCCCGTATCCCTTAACTCGTTATACTCTTTCAAACGCTTAATATGAGACTTATAAATCTGTTGGGGAGACTGAAGATTATTAGCACTTAATTTATGTATATTCGTTAGTGATTGTTTAAGCAATGACAATTCAAGATGGTAGTGTTGCATATTTCTTACCTGAAACGCTCGGCGGTTAATGAATTCAATTCCTCTCTTAGCGTCTGATTAAGCCGCTTTAACTCGAACTGCTCTCTCTGTTTCTCGTTTATTTGATTGGTAATCTTGGAATCCATTTGGCAGATATTTTGCTCTATTGATTT
It encodes the following:
- the SAE3 gene encoding Sae3p (similar to Saccharomyces cerevisiae SAE3 (YHR079C- A); ancestral locus Anc_5.369), which gives rise to MDSKITNQINEKQREQFELKRLNQTLREELNSLTAERFSANNLQSPQQIYKSHIKRLKEYNELRDTGLRLVQMIADEKSCTLKDVFDEMGQEMGD